A region of Anaerobranca gottschalkii DSM 13577 DNA encodes the following proteins:
- a CDS encoding cell division protein ZapA codes for MGNKENVTRTTVRIFGEDHIIIGNKSPEYIKGLANSIDKQMWAIKEKNPKLSSTKIAIMTAMILADKLHSLKEECDQLYSMLIEYEEKKSEGKK; via the coding sequence ATGGGGAATAAGGAGAATGTAACCAGAACTACAGTCCGTATTTTTGGGGAAGATCACATTATTATTGGTAATAAATCCCCTGAATATATTAAAGGTCTAGCAAATAGTATAGATAAGCAAATGTGGGCTATAAAAGAAAAGAATCCTAAGTTAAGTTCAACTAAAATAGCAATAATGACAGCAATGATTTTGGCAGACAAACTCCATAGTTTAAAAGAGGAGTGTGACCAACTTTACTCCATGTTAATAGAATATGAGGAGAAGAAAAGTGAGGGGAAAAAATAA
- a CDS encoding CvpA family protein — protein MLDLLLIIFIFFSIVNGRKKGLVRGLLELGSIVIAFMVASRFGSEVGNLLDNIFNITPKIKESINIPFIDITDEIAKIIGVIGYIVIFFIARFVLSIIIAQTSFINHIPLIGTANKLLGAALGFIKGYLLSLMTVWLLSFIAVDWAQNLLNKSFLAPILLDSFPSIYSKLNLWLSN, from the coding sequence ATGTTAGATTTATTACTCATTATTTTTATCTTTTTTTCCATTGTAAATGGTAGAAAAAAGGGTTTAGTAAGAGGGCTTTTAGAGCTTGGAAGCATAGTTATTGCCTTTATGGTAGCTTCAAGATTTGGTTCTGAAGTTGGAAATTTATTAGATAATATTTTTAATATAACTCCTAAAATAAAAGAATCCATAAACATTCCTTTTATAGATATCACCGACGAAATAGCTAAAATTATCGGTGTTATCGGCTATATAGTGATTTTCTTTATAGCTCGATTTGTTTTAAGTATAATAATTGCTCAGACATCTTTTATTAACCATATCCCCTTGATAGGAACTGCTAATAAATTGTTAGGAGCAGCTTTAGGTTTTATTAAAGGTTATCTTTTAAGTTTAATGACTGTATGGTTATTATCTTTCATAGCTGTAGACTGGGCCCAAAATTTATTGAATAAATCATTTTTAGCCCCTATACTCCTTGATTCCTTCCCTAGTATTTATTCTAAGTTAAATCTTTGGTTATCTAATTAA